Proteins from a genomic interval of Chitinophagales bacterium:
- a CDS encoding efflux RND transporter periplasmic adaptor subunit, giving the protein MNKYLLTTLLAFSLLFFNSCGESEGKADTPEAKKALLEKQIKEKQIELAKAQSELQALEGEYLTYEPDYLTKQAESKKRIISTEKVQVKNFDQFVEFQGQVQTKDDFMISSDMGGVLKSLTIKEGEYVKSGQLVGRVDDDVMQRNVDELNLKLNLAKDIFERREKLWKQNIGSEIEYIQAKNNVESLQKSIATLQAQRGKTNIYAPNSGVVEEIYTNQGEVAGPGSPIAKIINTSNLQVVADIPENYLTSVRRGSIVKVILPALDNEEQTVKISKIGSMIDANNRTFQIEVPISNKGGKVKPNLMAMVEFKAASSNNAVVVPTNLVHNSLEGNFIFIVEKTDTSEVAKKVQIEVGDSYEGETLVLSGLKGDELLIADGSTLVRDGERVKVIGN; this is encoded by the coding sequence ATGAATAAATACCTATTAACAACCTTACTCGCTTTCAGTTTGCTTTTCTTCAATTCGTGTGGAGAAAGTGAAGGCAAAGCCGACACACCAGAAGCAAAAAAAGCTCTGCTCGAAAAACAAATCAAGGAAAAACAAATCGAATTGGCAAAAGCCCAATCTGAACTACAAGCTCTTGAAGGTGAATACCTAACCTACGAGCCTGATTACCTTACCAAACAAGCGGAAAGCAAAAAGCGAATCATCAGTACGGAGAAAGTACAAGTTAAAAATTTCGACCAGTTTGTGGAATTTCAAGGACAAGTGCAAACCAAAGACGATTTCATGATTAGTTCTGATATGGGAGGTGTATTGAAGTCACTGACCATTAAGGAAGGTGAATATGTAAAAAGCGGTCAATTGGTCGGTCGAGTAGATGACGATGTGATGCAGCGAAATGTAGATGAACTCAACCTAAAATTGAATTTGGCGAAAGATATTTTTGAAAGACGTGAAAAATTGTGGAAGCAAAACATTGGTTCTGAAATCGAATACATTCAAGCCAAAAACAATGTGGAGTCACTTCAAAAAAGTATTGCTACGCTGCAAGCTCAACGGGGTAAAACCAACATTTATGCTCCCAATAGTGGTGTGGTGGAAGAAATTTATACCAATCAAGGGGAAGTAGCAGGTCCTGGTTCACCAATTGCCAAAATAATCAATACCAGCAATTTGCAGGTGGTTGCAGATATTCCCGAAAACTATTTGACTTCTGTTCGCAGAGGTTCAATAGTAAAAGTGATTTTACCTGCTTTGGATAATGAGGAACAAACGGTGAAGATTTCTAAAATCGGTTCAATGATTGATGCCAATAACCGTACTTTCCAAATTGAAGTGCCTATCTCCAATAAAGGTGGAAAAGTAAAACCCAATTTGATGGCGATGGTGGAATTCAAAGCTGCTTCTTCTAATAATGCAGTTGTTGTACCTACTAATTTGGTTCATAATAGTTTGGAAGGCAATTTTATTTTTATCGTAGAGAAAACGGATACAAGCGAAGTGGCGAAAAAAGTGCAGATTGAAGTGGGAGACTCTTATGAAGGAGAAACTTTGGTCTTGAGTGGGTTGAAAGGAGATGAACTTTTGATAGCTGATGGATCAACCTTGGTAAGAGATGGAGAACGGGTGAAGGTGATTGGTAATTAG
- a CDS encoding TolC family protein codes for MLNSYRILLILMLSSFVLYPLQAQEETMLQFNLEEAQTYAIKHNLNVKSAKYEISNSEQVVKEYFGTGLPQISGNVNYQRAIKLPASLVPAEFFGGAEGEFAKLEFGTDNNLSIGLNLDQQLFSGTYFVGLQAANAVVELSRLQVTQSEADVKDQVTQAYIAAAATEENIAILKKNVSVIEKVLYETQQLYENGFVEAMDVDRLKLSKANLDTQIKNAERQQEMTYNLLKYQMGISLDKTIELTEGFYDLVEIAKGVDVFSANPNARIELKVVNQQNTLNELDIRNYKSRYLPRLDAFANWNTSFQANDFNLGNGDSWIPSSIVGVKMSVPIFDGFTKKAQIAQRLINRDKIATAVSLLQSSIELEQNQAKIEYFNALEQVENQKENLDLAERIHQTALIKYKEGLGSSLEVTSAEGDLYQTQGLYIQALFNLISAKAKLDKALGKYN; via the coding sequence ATGCTAAACAGTTATAGGATACTATTAATACTTATGCTATCGAGTTTTGTATTGTATCCATTACAGGCCCAAGAGGAGACAATGCTTCAATTCAATCTGGAAGAAGCGCAAACTTATGCAATCAAACACAACTTGAATGTCAAATCTGCAAAATATGAGATTTCTAATAGCGAGCAAGTGGTAAAAGAGTATTTTGGTACAGGGTTGCCTCAGATATCGGGTAATGTCAATTACCAACGTGCCATTAAACTTCCTGCAAGCCTTGTTCCTGCCGAGTTTTTTGGTGGTGCAGAAGGAGAATTTGCAAAACTTGAGTTTGGAACGGACAACAACCTTTCGATAGGTTTAAATCTTGACCAACAACTTTTTAGTGGTACTTACTTTGTAGGACTGCAAGCAGCCAATGCAGTAGTTGAATTGTCAAGATTGCAGGTAACTCAGTCAGAAGCCGATGTGAAAGACCAAGTAACTCAGGCATATATTGCAGCGGCTGCAACGGAAGAGAACATTGCCATTTTGAAGAAAAATGTGAGTGTGATTGAAAAAGTCTTGTACGAAACCCAACAATTGTATGAAAATGGTTTTGTAGAAGCGATGGATGTAGATAGATTGAAGCTTTCCAAAGCCAATCTGGATACCCAAATCAAAAATGCGGAACGCCAACAAGAAATGACCTACAACCTTTTGAAGTACCAAATGGGAATTTCGTTGGACAAGACTATTGAATTGACCGAAGGTTTTTACGACTTGGTTGAAATAGCCAAAGGAGTAGATGTTTTTTCTGCCAATCCAAATGCTCGCATCGAATTGAAGGTAGTTAACCAACAAAACACTTTGAATGAGTTGGATATTCGTAACTACAAATCTCGCTACCTTCCTCGTTTAGATGCCTTTGCAAATTGGAATACTTCTTTTCAGGCTAATGACTTCAATCTTGGCAATGGTGATAGTTGGATTCCTTCTTCTATTGTTGGAGTCAAAATGAGTGTGCCGATTTTTGATGGTTTTACCAAAAAGGCACAGATTGCTCAACGGCTCATCAATCGTGACAAAATTGCAACTGCGGTTAGTTTACTACAAAGCTCAATTGAACTAGAGCAGAACCAAGCAAAAATCGAATACTTCAATGCCCTTGAACAAGTAGAAAATCAAAAGGAAAACTTAGACTTGGCAGAGCGAATCCATCAAACAGCCTTAATCAAATACAAAGAAGGTTTGGGTTCAAGCCTTGAAGTTACCAGTGCAGAAGGTGATTTGTATCAAACTCAAGGTCTTTATATTCAAGCCTTGTTTAATCTCATTAGTGCAAAAGCAAAACTGGATAAGGCATTGGGAAAATACAACTAA